A stretch of Pristiophorus japonicus isolate sPriJap1 chromosome 10, sPriJap1.hap1, whole genome shotgun sequence DNA encodes these proteins:
- the LOC139274648 gene encoding putative defense protein 3 yields MESSPPQIRLALLGLLALCSPVSPLPTGAPISACTTMHPNHQNITHQESMAPYTIGFSKTSSPALEVKIAGGIYKGILLQAREPGAAIVIGTWSTSSPDTKTLACFNRENSAITHSNINDKNGNVTYTWTPPANCVSKMTFVATIAESKAVYWVNVHSKEISITCDAVKCMSGFAVLAAFMVWSLTVF; encoded by the exons ATGGAGAGCTCGCCACCTCAGATCCGCCTCGCCCTGCTCGGGCTGCTGGCGCTCTGCTCGCCCGTTTCACCCCTTCCCACCGGGGCGCCGATCAGTGCCTGCACAACCATGCACCCCAATCACCAGAACATTACCCATCAGGAGAGCATGGCCCCCTACACCATCGGATTCAGCAAGACCAGCAGCCCGGCGCTGGAAG TGAAAATAGCGGGTGGAATATACAAAGGCATCCTATTGCAAGCACGGGAACCCGGTGCTGCTATTGTAATCGGCACGTGGTCAACATCATCACCGGATACGAAAACTTTAGCG TGTTTCAACAGGGAGAATAGTGCGATTACTCATTCGAACATCAATGACAAAAACGGCAACGTCACTTACACCTGGACCCCACCGGCGAACTGCGTCAGTAAAATGACATTTGT AGCGACTATTGCCGAGAGCAAAGCTGTTTATTGGGTAAATGTACACTCCAAAGAAATCT CTATAACTTGTGATGCTGTGAAGTGCATGTCTGGATTTGCTGTGCTTGCCGCGTTCATGGTTTGGTCTCTTACTGTATTCTGA